A window from Rhipicephalus sanguineus isolate Rsan-2018 unplaced genomic scaffold, BIME_Rsan_1.4 Seq533, whole genome shotgun sequence encodes these proteins:
- the LOC119377657 gene encoding mevalonate kinase-like: MTITASAPGKTIIQASTLSSTARHFGPVKFTINSRLPLGAGLGSSASYSTALATALLAKYGAVQRALSSKDRELICSWAFQAECILHGQPSGIDNTICTYGGAVLFKGGKISESLESIPSYKVLLVNTRVPRNTKALVAGVKKRHDQFPDVIKPVLESIEAISETFWKLLKMAPEVAENMFSKSLELVEMNQSLLNCLGVGHPRLNRIAEIATLHGLAAKLTGAGGGGCALLLCRVGCQNNVGSSGEAEMLTVCKQLEEEGFLYWEVDLGCPGVTLD; the protein is encoded by the exons GCACTTTGGCCCGGTCAAGTTCACCATCAATTCGAGGCTGCCACTGGGAGCGGGTCTCGGATCGTCGGCGTCCTACAGCACGGCCCTGGCGACGGCGCTGCTGGCGAAATACGGAGCCGTGCAGCGCGCCCTGTCCAGCAAGGACCGCGAGCTCATCTGCTCATGGGCCTTTCAGGCAGAATGCATTCTGCATGGTCAACCCTCGGGCATCGACAACACCATCTGCACCTACG gagGTGCTGTTCTATTTAAGGGCGGGAAAATAAGTGAATCTCTTGAGAG CATTCCCAGCTACAAGGTGTTGCTGGTCAACACCCGAGTTCCCAGGAACACCAAGGCTCTGGTGGCAGGTGTCAAGAAGAGGCACGATCAG TTTCCAGATGTTATAAAGCCGGTCCTGGAATCCATTGAAGCAATATCCGAAACCTTTTGGAAGCTCCTGAAGATGGCACCCGAGGTGGCAGAGAACATGTTCTCCAAATCCTTG GAACTGGTGGAGATGAACCAGTCCCTGCTGAACTGCCTTGGAGTTGGTCACCCACGACTGAACAGGATCGCCGAGATTGCCACCCTGCATGGTCTTGCTGCAAAGCTGACGGGGGCGGGCGGCGGTGGCTGCGCCTTGCTCCTGTGTCGTGTTGGCTGTCAAAACAATGTGG GTTCGAGTGGTGAAGCTGAAATGCTCACAGTGTGCAAGCAGCTTGAAGAGGAAGGCTTCCTCTACTGGGAGGTGGACTTGGGTTGCCCCGGTGTCACGCTAGACTGA